A window of the Kosakonia sp. BYX6 genome harbors these coding sequences:
- a CDS encoding mannuronate-specific alginate lyase has protein sequence MVFLRAVLIFCLSAAASAASSLQPPAGFMQPPEHLRHETVTCPAAPPPFTGALDFRSKYDGSDNARATLNPQTEAAFRQQTQTISDMERFVSHQITAYARSGNPHYVACAVNALDAWASAGALTGDARNHTGKSVRKWALATFSSTWLQLQFSPQHPLAPYPAQQQNITRWLGKLGDLTVTDWRDLPLKKVNNHSYWAAWALMSTAVATQREDLFAASLAIYRTAMQQIDEHGFLPNELRRRQRALSYHNYAIQPLVMIALFARANGIDLRTENHDALQRLGKRIIDALDNPSAFAQRSGETQDVAFLQYPTNLAWLEAWCQLYTCDAPLLARIDTLRPLQNTRLGGSLSYLLAGKE, from the coding sequence ATGGTTTTTCTCAGAGCAGTGCTGATCTTTTGTCTCTCGGCCGCCGCCAGTGCTGCCAGTTCGCTCCAGCCTCCCGCAGGCTTTATGCAGCCGCCCGAACATCTCCGTCACGAAACCGTTACGTGCCCTGCCGCTCCGCCGCCTTTTACCGGCGCACTCGATTTTCGCAGTAAATATGACGGTTCCGACAACGCCCGCGCTACGTTAAATCCGCAGACCGAAGCGGCGTTTCGCCAGCAAACTCAAACCATCAGTGATATGGAACGTTTCGTCAGCCACCAGATTACCGCCTATGCCCGTAGCGGTAACCCGCACTATGTCGCCTGCGCGGTGAATGCGCTGGATGCATGGGCTAGCGCCGGTGCGTTAACCGGCGACGCGCGAAACCATACCGGAAAATCTGTGCGCAAATGGGCGCTGGCGACCTTCTCTTCCACCTGGCTGCAACTGCAATTTTCGCCGCAGCATCCGCTGGCCCCTTACCCTGCTCAGCAACAAAACATCACGCGCTGGTTGGGGAAATTGGGGGATTTAACCGTTACCGACTGGCGCGATTTGCCGCTGAAAAAGGTCAACAACCACAGCTACTGGGCGGCATGGGCATTGATGTCGACAGCCGTCGCGACTCAGCGCGAGGATCTGTTCGCTGCTTCGCTGGCGATTTATCGCACCGCCATGCAGCAGATCGACGAACATGGCTTTTTGCCTAACGAGTTACGCCGCCGCCAGCGGGCATTGTCTTATCACAATTACGCGATTCAACCGCTGGTGATGATCGCCCTGTTTGCGAGGGCGAACGGCATTGATCTGCGCACAGAAAACCACGATGCGTTGCAACGTCTCGGTAAACGGATTATCGACGCGCTGGATAACCCCAGCGCCTTTGCGCAACGCAGCGGCGAAACGCAGGATGTGGCGTTTTTGCAGTACCCGACTAATCTTGCCTGGCTGGAGGCCTGGTGCCAGCTTTACACCTGCGATGCGCCCTTGCTCGCGCGCATCGATACGTTGCGCCCGCTGCAAAACACACGGCTCGGTGGCTCACTCAGCTATTTGCTGGCCGGGAAAGAGTGA
- the sra gene encoding stationary-phase-induced ribosome-associated protein translates to MKSNRQARHIMGLDYKVSNTRKVVTKDNQEETVTAHRSGRHRRAG, encoded by the coding sequence ATGAAATCGAACCGTCAGGCACGTCATATCATGGGACTGGATTACAAAGTGTCTAACACCCGTAAAGTTGTCACCAAAGACAACCAGGAAGAGACGGTGACCGCTCATCGTTCCGGGCGTCATCGCCGCGCTGGCTGA
- a CDS encoding NAD-dependent malic enzyme — protein MNAKHNKNRSLYIPYAGPVLLEFPLLNKGSAFSVEERSNFNLLGLLPEVVETIEEQAERAWLQYQGFKTDIDKHIYLRNIQDTNETLFYRLVENHLEEMMPVIYTPTVGWACERFSDIYRRSRGVFISWQNRGNMDDILQNVPNHNIKVIVVTDGERILGLGDQGIGGMGIPIGKLSLYTSCGGISPAYTLPVVLDVGTNNQQLLNDPLYMGSRHPRITGDDYYAFVDEFIQAVKLRWPDVLLQFEDFAQKNAMPLLNRYRDEICSFNDDIQGTAAVTVGTLIAASRAAGSQLSNQKIVFLGAGSAGCGIAEQIIAQTQREGLSEAAARQKVYMVDRFGLLTDEMPNLLPFQTALVQKRENLQGWDIGTQNEAISLLDVVRNVKPDILIGVSGQTGLFTEEIIREMHKHCPRPIVMPLSNPTSRVEATPQDIISWTDGMALVATGSPFAPVQWQDKTFPIAQCNNAYIFPGIGLGVISSGASRITDEMLMAASETLAEYSPLLLNGEGLVLPELKDIQPVSRAIAFAVGKMAQQQGVAVKTSAEALKQAIDDNFWEPKYRNYRRTSI, from the coding sequence ATGAATGCCAAGCATAATAAAAACCGATCGCTATATATCCCTTACGCCGGCCCCGTGTTGCTGGAGTTTCCCCTGCTGAACAAAGGCAGCGCCTTCAGCGTTGAGGAACGCAGCAACTTTAACTTGCTGGGCCTGTTGCCGGAAGTGGTTGAAACTATTGAAGAACAAGCAGAACGCGCCTGGTTGCAGTATCAGGGCTTTAAAACCGATATCGATAAACACATTTACCTGCGAAATATTCAGGACACCAACGAAACCCTCTTTTATCGCCTGGTGGAAAACCATCTCGAAGAGATGATGCCGGTGATTTACACCCCAACAGTCGGCTGGGCGTGCGAGCGTTTCTCCGACATTTACCGCCGTTCACGCGGTGTGTTTATCTCCTGGCAAAACCGCGGCAACATGGATGACATTCTGCAAAACGTCCCTAATCACAATATCAAAGTGATTGTTGTCACCGACGGCGAACGCATTCTCGGCCTCGGCGACCAGGGCATCGGCGGTATGGGTATTCCAATTGGTAAACTGTCGCTCTACACCTCTTGCGGCGGCATCAGCCCGGCGTACACCCTGCCGGTGGTGCTGGATGTCGGCACCAACAACCAACAGTTGCTCAACGATCCGCTGTATATGGGCTCGCGCCATCCGCGCATTACCGGCGACGATTACTACGCGTTTGTCGATGAATTCATTCAGGCCGTGAAACTGCGCTGGCCGGATGTGCTGTTGCAGTTTGAAGATTTCGCACAGAAAAATGCCATGCCGCTGCTGAACCGCTATCGCGACGAGATCTGCTCGTTTAACGATGACATACAAGGCACGGCGGCGGTCACCGTCGGGACGCTGATTGCCGCCAGCCGCGCGGCGGGCAGCCAGCTCAGCAACCAGAAAATTGTCTTCCTCGGCGCCGGTTCCGCCGGATGTGGCATTGCCGAGCAGATTATCGCCCAGACGCAGCGCGAAGGCCTGAGCGAAGCGGCGGCGCGCCAGAAAGTCTATATGGTCGACCGTTTTGGTCTGCTGACCGATGAGATGCCGAATCTGCTGCCTTTCCAGACCGCGCTGGTGCAAAAACGCGAAAACCTGCAAGGCTGGGACATCGGTACGCAAAACGAAGCCATCTCCCTGCTGGACGTGGTGCGTAACGTGAAGCCGGACATCCTGATTGGCGTTTCCGGTCAGACCGGTTTATTCACGGAAGAGATCATCCGTGAAATGCATAAGCATTGCCCGCGCCCCATCGTGATGCCGCTTTCCAACCCGACGTCGCGCGTGGAAGCCACGCCGCAGGACATTATTAGCTGGACGGACGGCATGGCGCTGGTCGCCACCGGTAGCCCATTTGCGCCGGTGCAATGGCAGGATAAAACCTTCCCGATCGCTCAGTGCAACAACGCCTACATTTTCCCCGGCATCGGCCTCGGTGTGATTTCATCCGGTGCGTCACGCATTACCGATGAGATGCTGATGGCGGCAAGCGAAACGCTGGCGGAATACTCGCCGCTGCTGCTGAATGGTGAAGGTCTGGTGCTGCCGGAACTGAAAGATATTCAGCCCGTCTCTCGCGCGATTGCTTTTGCTGTTGGCAAAATGGCGCAGCAGCAAGGTGTGGCGGTGAAAACCTCTGCCGAAGCGCTGAAGCAAGCGATTGATGATAACTTCTGGGAGCCGAAGTACCGCAATTATCGCCGGACGTCTATTTAA
- a CDS encoding inorganic diphosphatase — MHLVKKLLAVSVLLSASVQAQNILEFPQPKNNPEEFYAVTEIPAGGIIKYETDAKTGFIVADRFQSMPVAYPANYGSLTQSLAGDGDPLDVIFYTRAPLAPGTLIKLRPIGVLKMIDGGETDDKIVAVPASKIDPTYDDIKTMADLPKIEQERLEAFFRVYKQLPDGRKKVELNGFNDAEAAKQEIKQAWEAWKAKKPQQ; from the coding sequence ATGCATCTGGTGAAAAAACTCCTCGCAGTCAGCGTTCTTTTGTCCGCGTCCGTTCAGGCACAAAATATCCTTGAATTTCCACAGCCGAAAAATAACCCGGAAGAATTTTACGCAGTAACCGAAATCCCGGCGGGCGGCATTATCAAATATGAAACCGACGCCAAAACCGGCTTTATTGTTGCCGACCGTTTCCAGTCGATGCCGGTGGCGTACCCGGCTAACTACGGTTCATTGACGCAGTCGCTGGCAGGGGATGGCGATCCGCTGGACGTGATTTTCTATACCCGCGCGCCGCTGGCACCGGGAACGCTGATCAAATTGCGCCCGATTGGCGTACTGAAGATGATTGATGGCGGCGAAACGGACGACAAGATTGTCGCGGTGCCGGCCAGCAAAATCGACCCGACTTACGACGATATTAAAACCATGGCCGACTTGCCGAAAATTGAGCAGGAACGCCTGGAAGCTTTCTTCCGCGTGTATAAGCAACTGCCGGACGGACGTAAAAAAGTGGAGTTGAACGGCTTTAACGATGCCGAGGCGGCGAAGCAGGAAATTAAACAGGCATGGGAAGCCTGGAAAGCGAAAAAACCGCAGCAGTAA
- the araJ gene encoding MFS transporter AraJ produces the protein MKKTVFSLALATFGLGMAEFGIMGVLTELANNVGITIPSAGHMISAYAAGVVIGAPIMALFSSRFSLKSTLLFLVALCLIGNAIFTFSSSYLMLVIGRLISGFPHGAIFGVGAIILSKIAPPGKVTMAVAGMIAGMTVANLIGIPLGTWIGHEFSWRYTFMLISGFFALVIVSVILWVPNLYDKAPTRLSEQFHFLKKPEPWLIFAATMFGNAGVFAWFSYVKPFMVNVSGFSESAMTLIMMLMGLGMVLGNMFSGRLSVTFSPLRIAAATELVIVLSMVALFVVGDSKTGALSLGFLCCAGLFALSAPLQILLLQNAKGGEMLGAAGGQMAFNFGNAVGAYFGGLIITFGFTYSYLTLPAALLTFAAMTALLIYGHRQTKHQPDVVAK, from the coding sequence ATGAAAAAAACGGTTTTTTCGTTGGCACTTGCGACCTTTGGTCTTGGCATGGCGGAGTTCGGCATTATGGGCGTGTTAACCGAACTCGCCAATAATGTTGGCATCACCATCCCGTCTGCGGGGCATATGATTTCCGCTTACGCCGCTGGCGTGGTGATCGGTGCGCCGATCATGGCGCTCTTCTCCAGTCGTTTCTCCCTGAAAAGCACGCTGTTATTTCTGGTGGCGTTGTGCCTGATTGGGAACGCGATCTTCACTTTCTCCAGTTCTTATCTGATGCTGGTTATCGGCCGCTTAATTTCCGGTTTTCCACATGGTGCCATCTTTGGTGTCGGGGCCATTATCCTGTCGAAAATCGCGCCGCCGGGCAAAGTGACAATGGCGGTTGCGGGAATGATTGCCGGGATGACGGTCGCCAATCTGATCGGTATTCCGCTTGGCACCTGGATTGGCCATGAATTTAGCTGGCGCTACACCTTTATGCTGATTTCGGGTTTCTTCGCGCTGGTTATCGTGTCGGTGATTTTGTGGGTACCGAATCTCTACGACAAAGCGCCAACGCGGCTCAGCGAGCAGTTTCATTTTCTGAAAAAACCGGAACCGTGGCTGATTTTCGCCGCCACTATGTTCGGCAATGCCGGCGTGTTCGCCTGGTTTAGCTATGTGAAGCCGTTTATGGTTAATGTTTCCGGTTTTTCGGAAAGTGCAATGACGCTGATTATGATGCTGATGGGGCTTGGCATGGTGCTGGGCAATATGTTCAGCGGCCGGCTGTCGGTCACCTTCAGCCCGTTGCGCATTGCGGCGGCGACGGAACTGGTCATTGTGCTGTCGATGGTGGCGCTGTTTGTCGTTGGCGACAGCAAAACCGGTGCGCTGTCGTTGGGCTTTCTTTGCTGCGCCGGTCTGTTTGCATTGTCTGCACCGTTGCAAATCCTGCTGCTGCAAAATGCGAAGGGCGGTGAAATGCTGGGCGCGGCGGGCGGGCAAATGGCTTTCAACTTTGGTAATGCGGTGGGCGCTTATTTCGGCGGTCTGATCATTACCTTCGGTTTCACTTACAGCTACCTGACGTTGCCCGCGGCGCTGCTGACCTTTGCCGCGATGACTGCGCTGCTGATTTATGGGCATCGACAAACCAAACATCAGCCGGACGTTGTGGCGAAATAA
- the fdnI gene encoding formate dehydrogenase-N subunit gamma has translation MSKSKMIVRTKFVDRACHWTVVICFFLVALSGISFFFPTLQWLTETFGTPQMGRILHPFFGVLVFVALMFMFVRFVHHNIPDKQDLPWIKNIVEVLKGNEHKVAKVGKYNAGQKMMFWTIMSMMTVLLVTGVIIWRPYFAQYFPIQVIRYSLLLHATSAIILIHAILIHMYMAFWVKGSIKGMVEGKVSRRWAQKHHPRWYRDVERMEAKKESTEGIK, from the coding sequence ATGAGTAAGTCAAAAATGATTGTGCGCACAAAGTTTGTCGACCGCGCCTGTCACTGGACGGTCGTTATCTGCTTTTTCCTGGTCGCGCTCTCCGGCATTTCGTTTTTCTTCCCGACGCTGCAATGGCTGACGGAAACCTTCGGTACGCCGCAAATGGGGCGCATTTTGCACCCATTTTTCGGCGTGCTTGTCTTCGTGGCGCTGATGTTTATGTTTGTGCGTTTTGTGCATCACAACATCCCGGATAAGCAAGACCTGCCGTGGATTAAAAACATTGTTGAGGTGCTGAAAGGCAACGAGCATAAAGTGGCGAAAGTCGGTAAGTACAACGCCGGGCAAAAGATGATGTTCTGGACCATTATGAGCATGATGACCGTGCTGCTGGTGACCGGCGTCATCATCTGGCGCCCGTACTTTGCACAGTACTTCCCCATTCAGGTGATTCGCTACAGCCTGCTGCTGCATGCAACTTCCGCAATTATTTTGATCCACGCCATCCTGATCCATATGTATATGGCGTTCTGGGTGAAAGGTTCCATCAAAGGCATGGTCGAAGGCAAAGTCAGCCGCCGCTGGGCGCAAAAACATCACCCGCGCTGGTACCGCGATGTTGAACGTATGGAAGCCAAAAAAGAGAGTACCGAAGGCATCAAATAA
- the fdxH gene encoding formate dehydrogenase subunit beta, producing the protein MAMETQDIIKRSATNGITPPPRARDDKAEVAKLIDVSTCVGCKACQVACSEWNDIRDEVGHCVGVYDNPADLSAKSWTVMRFSETEQNGKLEWLIRKDGCMHCADPGCLKACPSSGAIIQYANGIVDFQQENCIGCGYCIAGCPFNVPRLNKEDNRVYKCTLCVDRVSVGQEPACVKTCPTGAIHFGTKKEMLELGEQRVEKLKARGYSNAGIYNPQGVGGTHVMYVLHHADNPPLYHGLAKDPHIDTAVGLWKGVLKPLSAAGFLATFAGLIYHYIGIGPNKEVADDEEEHHE; encoded by the coding sequence ATGGCTATGGAAACGCAGGACATTATTAAACGCTCCGCGACCAACGGGATCACGCCGCCGCCGAGGGCGCGTGACGATAAAGCGGAAGTCGCCAAGCTCATTGATGTTTCCACCTGTGTGGGCTGCAAAGCCTGCCAGGTGGCGTGCTCAGAGTGGAACGATATTCGCGATGAAGTGGGGCACTGCGTCGGGGTTTACGATAACCCGGCCGATCTCAGCGCCAAGTCCTGGACGGTAATGCGCTTTAGCGAAACCGAACAGAACGGCAAGCTGGAGTGGCTGATCCGCAAAGATGGCTGCATGCACTGCGCGGATCCGGGCTGCCTGAAAGCGTGCCCGTCTTCCGGGGCAATCATCCAGTACGCGAACGGTATTGTCGACTTTCAGCAGGAGAACTGCATTGGTTGCGGCTACTGCATCGCCGGGTGTCCATTTAACGTCCCGCGCCTCAATAAAGAGGATAACCGGGTTTATAAATGCACGCTGTGTGTCGATCGCGTCAGTGTTGGTCAGGAACCGGCGTGCGTAAAAACGTGCCCGACCGGCGCCATTCATTTCGGTACGAAAAAAGAGATGCTGGAACTGGGCGAGCAACGGGTTGAGAAGCTAAAAGCGCGCGGCTATAGCAATGCGGGGATTTATAACCCGCAGGGCGTTGGCGGTACGCATGTGATGTATGTGCTGCACCATGCGGACAATCCGCCGCTTTATCACGGTTTGGCGAAAGATCCGCACATCGATACGGCGGTCGGGCTGTGGAAAGGGGTGCTGAAACCGTTGTCAGCAGCGGGTTTCCTCGCCACCTTTGCCGGTCTGATTTACCACTACATTGGCATCGGGCCGAACAAAGAAGTGGCTGACGACGAAGAGGAGCATCATGAGTAA
- the fdnG gene encoding formate dehydrogenase-N subunit alpha, producing MNVNRRQFFRICAGGMAGTTVAALGFAPKMALAQTRNYKLLRAKEVRNSCTYCSVGCGLLMYSLGDGAKNAKEAIYHIEGDPDHPVSRGALCPKGAGLLDYVHSENRLRYPEYRAPGSDKWQRISWDEAFNRIARLMKDDRDAHFVENNTDGVKVNRWLSTGMLCASAASNETGMLTQKFVRSLGMLAVDNQARVUHGPTVASLAPTFGRGAMTNHWVDIKNANVVMVMGGNAAEAHPVGFRWAMEAKNNNDATLIVVDPRFTRTASVADIYAPIRSGTDITFLSGVLRYLIENNKINAEYVQHYTNASLLVRDDFAFEDGLFSGYDEQKRQYDKTTWNYQFDENGYAKRDDTLTHPRCVWNLLKQHVARYTPETVENICGTPKADFLKVCEVLASTSAVDRTTTFLYALGWTQHTVGAQNIRTMAMIQLLLGNMGMAGGGVNALRGHSNIQGLTDLGLLSTSLPGYLTLPSEKQTDLQQYLAANTPKATLPDQVNYWSNYPKFFVSLMKSFYGDAAQQENDWGFDWLPKWDQAYDVIKYFNMMSKGDVTGYICQGFNPVASFPDKNKVVSTLSKLKYMVVIDPLVTETSTFWQNHGEMNDVDPAAIATEVFRLPSTCFAEEDGSIANSGRWLQWHWKGQDAPGEALNDGEILAGIYHRLRDMYRTEGGKGAEPLLKMSWNYSQPHNPHSEEVAKENNGYALADLYDANGQLLAKKGQLLNSFALLRDDGSTASSCWIYSGSWTDQGNQMANRDNADPSGLGNTLGWAWAWPMNRRVLYNRASADFQGKPWDAKRMLIQWNGAKWVGNDIPDFNTAPPGSNTGPFIMQQEGLGRLFALDKLAEGPFPEHYEPMETPLGTNPLHPNVVSNPVVRIYEDDIKRMGKKDQFPYVGTTYRLTEHFHTWTKHARLNAIAQPQQFVEISETLAAAKGINNGDRVRVSSKRGFIRAVAVVTRRLRTLQVHGQQVETVGIPLHWGFEGVAQKGYIANTLTPNVGDANSQTPEYKAFLVNIEKA from the coding sequence ATGAACGTCAACCGCAGACAATTTTTCCGGATCTGCGCGGGCGGAATGGCAGGAACGACAGTGGCTGCATTGGGGTTTGCCCCCAAAATGGCGCTGGCTCAGACGCGAAATTATAAATTACTGCGCGCGAAAGAGGTTCGAAACTCCTGTACATACTGTTCCGTGGGTTGTGGGTTATTAATGTATAGCCTGGGCGATGGCGCGAAGAACGCCAAAGAAGCGATTTACCATATCGAAGGGGATCCGGATCACCCGGTCAGCCGTGGTGCGCTGTGCCCGAAGGGAGCCGGCCTGCTTGATTATGTCCACAGTGAAAACCGCCTGCGTTACCCGGAATACCGCGCGCCAGGTTCTGATAAATGGCAGCGTATCAGTTGGGATGAAGCGTTTAACCGCATCGCGCGTCTGATGAAAGATGACCGCGACGCGCATTTTGTTGAGAACAACACTGACGGTGTGAAAGTGAACCGCTGGCTCTCCACCGGTATGCTCTGCGCCTCGGCGGCGAGTAATGAAACCGGCATGCTAACGCAAAAATTTGTGCGTTCGCTTGGCATGCTGGCGGTAGATAACCAGGCACGCGTCTGACACGGACCAACGGTAGCAAGTCTTGCTCCAACATTTGGTCGCGGTGCGATGACCAACCACTGGGTTGATATCAAAAACGCCAACGTGGTGATGGTAATGGGCGGCAACGCCGCTGAAGCCCACCCGGTCGGTTTCCGCTGGGCGATGGAAGCCAAAAACAACAATGACGCGACACTTATCGTGGTCGATCCGCGTTTTACGCGCACGGCCTCGGTTGCCGATATCTATGCGCCAATACGTTCCGGGACGGATATTACCTTCCTCTCCGGCGTGCTGCGCTACCTGATTGAAAACAACAAAATCAACGCCGAATACGTTCAACACTACACCAACGCCAGCTTGCTGGTGCGCGATGATTTTGCTTTTGAAGACGGCTTGTTCAGCGGCTACGACGAACAAAAACGCCAGTATGACAAGACGACGTGGAACTATCAGTTTGACGAAAACGGTTATGCCAAACGCGATGACACGCTGACCCACCCGCGCTGTGTGTGGAATTTGCTGAAACAGCACGTTGCGCGCTACACGCCGGAAACGGTGGAAAACATCTGCGGCACGCCAAAAGCGGACTTCCTGAAAGTGTGCGAAGTGCTGGCCTCCACCAGCGCGGTGGACCGAACCACCACGTTCTTATATGCGCTGGGCTGGACGCAACACACTGTGGGCGCACAAAACATCCGCACGATGGCGATGATCCAGTTGCTGCTCGGCAATATGGGAATGGCCGGTGGCGGGGTAAATGCCCTGCGCGGTCACTCCAATATTCAGGGGCTGACGGATCTCGGTTTGCTGTCAACCAGCCTGCCGGGTTACCTGACGTTGCCGTCAGAGAAACAGACCGACTTGCAGCAATATCTGGCGGCCAATACGCCGAAAGCGACGTTGCCGGATCAGGTCAACTACTGGAGTAACTATCCAAAATTCTTTGTCAGCCTGATGAAATCGTTTTATGGCGACGCGGCACAGCAAGAGAACGACTGGGGCTTCGACTGGCTACCGAAGTGGGATCAGGCCTACGACGTCATCAAGTATTTCAACATGATGTCGAAGGGTGACGTCACCGGTTATATCTGTCAGGGCTTTAACCCGGTGGCGTCGTTCCCGGACAAAAACAAAGTCGTTAGCACGTTGAGCAAGCTGAAGTACATGGTGGTGATTGACCCGCTGGTCACGGAAACCTCCACGTTCTGGCAGAACCACGGCGAAATGAACGATGTCGATCCGGCGGCGATCGCCACTGAAGTGTTCCGCCTGCCATCTACCTGCTTTGCGGAAGAAGATGGCTCGATTGCCAACTCCGGGCGCTGGTTGCAGTGGCACTGGAAAGGCCAGGACGCACCGGGCGAAGCGCTTAACGATGGCGAAATTCTCGCCGGGATTTACCATCGCCTGCGCGACATGTATCGCACGGAAGGTGGTAAAGGCGCTGAACCGCTACTGAAAATGTCCTGGAACTACAGCCAGCCGCACAATCCGCATTCGGAAGAAGTGGCGAAAGAGAACAACGGCTATGCGCTGGCGGATCTCTATGATGCGAACGGGCAACTGCTGGCGAAAAAAGGCCAGTTGCTCAATAGCTTTGCGCTGCTGCGCGATGACGGTTCAACAGCGTCGTCATGCTGGATCTACAGCGGAAGCTGGACGGATCAGGGCAACCAGATGGCCAACCGCGATAACGCTGACCCGTCCGGGTTGGGCAATACGCTGGGATGGGCGTGGGCATGGCCGATGAATCGCCGTGTGCTCTATAACCGCGCGTCGGCTGATTTCCAGGGCAAACCCTGGGATGCGAAACGCATGCTTATCCAGTGGAACGGCGCGAAGTGGGTCGGCAACGATATTCCGGACTTCAACACCGCCCCTCCGGGCAGCAATACCGGCCCGTTCATCATGCAGCAGGAAGGGCTGGGTCGTCTGTTTGCCCTCGACAAACTGGCAGAAGGGCCATTCCCGGAGCACTACGAGCCAATGGAAACGCCGCTTGGCACCAACCCGTTGCACCCGAATGTGGTTTCCAACCCGGTGGTGCGTATTTACGAAGACGATATCAAGCGTATGGGGAAAAAAGACCAGTTCCCGTATGTCGGCACAACGTATCGCCTGACGGAGCACTTCCATACCTGGACCAAGCACGCGCGTCTGAACGCTATTGCCCAACCGCAGCAGTTTGTCGAAATCAGCGAAACGCTGGCGGCGGCAAAAGGTATCAACAATGGCGACCGTGTGCGGGTCAGCAGCAAACGCGGTTTTATTCGCGCGGTTGCGGTGGTGACGCGCCGTTTGCGTACCTTGCAGGTGCATGGTCAACAGGTGGAAACCGTCGGTATTCCATTGCACTGGGGCTTTGAAGGGGTGGCGCAGAAAGGTTATATCGCCAACACGCTGACACCTAACGTTGGCGATGCGAACTCGCAAACGCCGGAATACAAAGCGTTTTTAGTGAATATCGAGAAGGCGTAA
- the yddG gene encoding aromatic amino acid DMT transporter YddG, producing MNRKRATLIGLLAVLLWSTMVGFIRAVSEGLGPVGGAAMIYTLSGLLLIVTVGFPDLRRFSPRYLLAGSVLFVSYELCLALSLGFAATRQQAIEVGMVNYLWPSLTILCAILFNGQKSNFWVVPGLLLAILGVSWVLGGESGLNIADIKQNIISSPLSYALAFAGAFIWAIYCTVTTKYAKGANGITLFVLLTAATLWVKFALSPQPPMTFTLAVTVKLVMTAIALGFGYASWNIGILHGNVTVLAAASYFTPVLSSALAAVVLNAPLSFAFWQGALMVCGGSLLCWWSTRQV from the coding sequence ATGAATAGAAAACGCGCGACATTAATTGGTTTACTGGCGGTATTACTGTGGAGCACGATGGTCGGCTTTATTCGTGCCGTCAGCGAAGGGCTGGGGCCGGTGGGCGGCGCGGCGATGATCTATACCTTAAGCGGATTATTGCTGATCGTGACGGTCGGCTTTCCCGATTTGCGGCGCTTTTCGCCACGTTATCTGCTTGCCGGTAGCGTGTTATTTGTCAGCTACGAGCTATGCCTCGCGCTGTCGCTGGGTTTTGCGGCGACGCGCCAACAGGCGATTGAAGTCGGCATGGTCAATTATTTATGGCCGAGTTTGACGATCTTATGCGCGATATTATTCAACGGCCAAAAATCGAATTTTTGGGTGGTCCCCGGTTTATTACTGGCGATTCTCGGCGTCAGTTGGGTATTAGGCGGTGAAAGCGGGCTAAACATCGCCGACATTAAACAGAATATTATTTCCAGCCCGCTCAGTTATGCGTTGGCCTTTGCCGGGGCGTTTATTTGGGCGATTTACTGCACGGTCACCACCAAATATGCGAAAGGCGCAAACGGTATCACGCTCTTTGTGTTGCTGACAGCGGCAACCTTGTGGGTGAAATTTGCCTTATCGCCGCAGCCGCCGATGACCTTCACACTGGCGGTGACCGTGAAATTAGTGATGACTGCCATTGCGCTGGGTTTTGGTTATGCGTCATGGAATATCGGCATTCTGCACGGCAATGTCACGGTGCTGGCGGCCGCGTCCTATTTCACGCCGGTGCTCTCGTCGGCGCTGGCCGCCGTGGTGCTCAACGCCCCGCTCTCCTTCGCTTTCTGGCAAGGGGCGTTGATGGTGTGCGGCGGATCGCTGCTCTGCTGGTGGTCAACCCGCCAGGTTTAA